One genomic segment of Nocardia spumae includes these proteins:
- a CDS encoding DUF6194 family protein encodes MSMDQILETIRTFDGVFELAPVAGGPFPEIAWGDHFFYYAPDGHVPRNEQPYATIVTKNYPDDSACDLDRPGRSRLNIHIGARAFTELVGADPRADPGPVDFTAADTVLPHPLYRRQGWIAIVDPDIRTREVAIGLLRDAHHAARQRAQRRRSAR; translated from the coding sequence ATGAGTATGGACCAGATACTGGAGACGATCCGGACGTTCGACGGCGTATTCGAGCTCGCCCCGGTAGCGGGCGGCCCGTTCCCGGAGATCGCCTGGGGTGACCACTTCTTCTACTACGCCCCCGACGGTCACGTGCCGCGCAACGAGCAGCCCTACGCCACCATCGTCACGAAGAACTATCCCGACGACAGCGCCTGCGATCTCGACCGCCCGGGCCGCAGCCGTCTGAACATCCACATCGGCGCCCGGGCCTTCACCGAACTCGTCGGCGCCGATCCGCGAGCGGATCCGGGGCCGGTCGACTTCACGGCGGCCGACACCGTGCTCCCGCATCCGCTCTATCGCCGGCAGGGCTGGATCGCGATCGTCGACCCGGATATCCGAACGCGCGAGGTAGCGATCGGTCTCCTCCGCGACGCCCACCACGCGGCCCGGCAGCGCGCGCAACGGCGGCGGTCCGCGCGGTAG
- a CDS encoding ABC transporter substrate-binding protein: MTSLRYLGWTDQVTVPELAESLGFFDGKIKLEWSGNTISGPQEIQTAATGQIDFGGAFAGAVAKLAGAGAPITAVVNYYGSDEKSFQGYYTLENSPIRSAADLVGKKVGVNTLGGQNEADIHDALKKAGLSVDQIKSVQLVALPPPNIEQALRQGQIDAAALNGQFQQRAVANGGVRPIFTELDEYGGPINGGPYVFRNDFIAKNPDVVRTFTTGVAKALEWERTTPRDAVIAKFTEIINARHRPGEDTSTLKYWLSVGVPSRSGKLSDADFTRWQSWLEDTGGIDHPLDPSKFYTNKYNSLLQSSDAAGK, encoded by the coding sequence GTGACATCCCTGCGGTATCTGGGCTGGACCGATCAGGTCACCGTTCCGGAACTCGCGGAAAGTCTCGGATTCTTCGACGGCAAGATCAAGCTGGAGTGGTCCGGCAATACCATCAGCGGTCCGCAGGAGATCCAGACCGCCGCGACCGGCCAGATCGACTTCGGCGGCGCCTTCGCCGGCGCGGTCGCGAAGCTGGCCGGGGCCGGGGCGCCCATCACGGCGGTCGTCAACTACTACGGATCGGACGAGAAGTCGTTCCAGGGTTACTACACGCTCGAGAACAGCCCGATCCGCTCGGCCGCCGACCTGGTCGGCAAGAAGGTCGGCGTGAATACCCTCGGTGGTCAAAACGAGGCAGATATTCACGACGCGTTGAAGAAAGCCGGACTGAGCGTCGATCAGATCAAATCCGTGCAATTGGTAGCGCTGCCGCCGCCGAATATCGAGCAGGCACTGCGTCAGGGCCAGATCGATGCCGCGGCGCTGAACGGGCAGTTCCAGCAGCGCGCGGTGGCGAACGGCGGGGTCCGACCGATATTCACCGAACTCGACGAATACGGCGGTCCGATCAACGGCGGCCCCTATGTATTCCGCAATGATTTCATCGCGAAGAATCCCGATGTGGTGCGCACCTTCACCACCGGGGTGGCCAAGGCCCTCGAATGGGAGCGCACGACCCCGCGTGATGCCGTGATCGCGAAATTCACCGAGATCATCAATGCCCGGCATCGGCCCGGTGAAGACACCTCGACGTTGAAGTACTGGCTGTCGGTGGGGGTTCCGTCCCGGTCCGGCAAGCTGTCGGATGCGGATTTCACCCGCTGGCAGAGCTGGCTCGAGGACACCGGTGGCATCGATCACCCCCTGGATCCGAGCAAGTTCTACACGAACAAGTACAACTCGTTGCTGCAGTCGTCGGACGCCGCGGGGAAATAG
- a CDS encoding MerR family transcriptional regulator, with protein sequence MSDRLTVTAVAVATGYSAQQIRDLERLGVIATAVRADNGYRRFSAVHIRELRAYRDLAHAVGPVEARRAMASIRTLPTDRAAALVCSLHTGLNRERAQAIAAREALEAIHQEAATDADPVEADTMTITELARALGLRASTLRFWEQAGLIAPDRVATPAGSARRYALPAIRDARITTALRAAGYGITDVRTALTAIRDLHDVSHSLDALADRLDAISRRELALLRAGATLSEIIEPNGDR encoded by the coding sequence ATGAGCGACCGGCTCACCGTCACCGCGGTCGCGGTCGCGACCGGATACTCGGCCCAGCAGATCCGCGATCTGGAGCGACTGGGGGTCATCGCGACCGCGGTACGGGCGGACAACGGCTACCGGCGGTTCTCCGCGGTTCACATCCGGGAACTGCGGGCGTACCGCGATCTCGCCCACGCGGTGGGACCGGTCGAGGCCCGGCGCGCGATGGCATCGATCCGCACCCTGCCGACCGATCGGGCCGCCGCCCTCGTCTGCTCCCTGCACACCGGACTCAACCGGGAGCGAGCCCAGGCCATAGCCGCCCGGGAGGCACTCGAGGCCATCCACCAGGAAGCGGCGACCGATGCCGACCCGGTCGAAGCCGACACCATGACCATCACCGAACTGGCCCGGGCACTCGGGCTGCGGGCGTCGACACTGCGGTTCTGGGAACAGGCCGGCCTGATCGCACCCGATCGCGTCGCCACCCCGGCGGGATCGGCCCGCCGCTACGCCCTGCCCGCGATCCGGGATGCCCGCATCACGACCGCCCTGCGCGCCGCGGGCTACGGCATCACCGACGTCCGCACCGCACTCACCGCGATCCGGGACCTGCACGACGTGAGCCATTCACTCGACGCCCTCGCCGACCGCCTGGACGCGATCTCCCGACGTGAACTGGCGCTCCTGCGCGCCGGAGCGACGCTGTCGGAGATCATCGAGCCGAACGGCGACAGGTGA
- a CDS encoding low temperature requirement protein A produces the protein MTKPVPTGGARGLAHRLVPMSGRDPDEPGRVSSPLELLFDLTFVVAVGTSATYFAEMVAAGHAGKATIAFVLAMFAIVNAWINFSWFASAFDTDDWLYRGLTMVVMIGVVVFALGLPAMFHSVDVGDHLDVRVMVIGYIVMRVAMVSQWWRAGRESPSFRHVGYASIRWTIIAQIGWVVIGFVHMPLLVAGVGCVLLGVLELLVPVLTQGRASGTPWHPHHVAERYSLFAIIALGEGVVGTVASSGGLLGGADGGNWSADAIAVVVAGVGLTFGMWWVYFTTPFGEILVHRRDRGYLFGYGHIPLYMGIAGAGAGLHVAGLQLEHHSRIGPVAVVAALALPVGVYLLMVYLLHTLLLSSADPFHLLLITLTGIVLALAVILAAVGVPIAVCLLVVMVSPFITVVGYETVGHRHQRDMLAGLQ, from the coding sequence ATGACCAAGCCCGTACCCACCGGCGGCGCGCGCGGGCTGGCGCACCGCCTGGTTCCGATGAGCGGCCGCGATCCCGATGAGCCCGGGCGCGTGTCCTCACCCCTGGAGTTGCTGTTCGATCTGACCTTCGTCGTCGCGGTCGGCACCTCCGCGACGTATTTCGCGGAGATGGTGGCGGCCGGCCACGCGGGCAAGGCCACCATCGCCTTCGTGCTGGCGATGTTCGCGATCGTCAACGCGTGGATCAACTTCAGCTGGTTCGCCTCCGCCTTCGATACCGACGACTGGCTGTACCGCGGGCTGACCATGGTGGTGATGATCGGCGTCGTGGTCTTCGCGCTCGGCCTGCCCGCGATGTTCCACTCGGTCGATGTCGGCGATCACCTGGACGTGCGGGTGATGGTCATCGGCTACATCGTGATGCGCGTCGCGATGGTGTCGCAGTGGTGGCGCGCCGGGCGGGAATCGCCCTCGTTCCGGCATGTCGGTTACGCGAGTATCCGGTGGACGATCATCGCCCAGATCGGCTGGGTCGTCATCGGATTCGTGCATATGCCACTGCTGGTGGCCGGTGTGGGGTGCGTGCTGCTCGGGGTGCTCGAACTGCTCGTGCCGGTGCTGACGCAGGGCCGCGCGAGCGGCACCCCGTGGCATCCGCATCACGTCGCCGAGCGCTACAGCCTGTTCGCCATCATCGCGCTCGGGGAGGGTGTGGTCGGCACGGTCGCCTCGTCGGGCGGGCTGCTCGGCGGCGCCGACGGTGGGAATTGGAGCGCCGACGCCATCGCCGTCGTCGTCGCCGGAGTCGGCCTGACCTTCGGTATGTGGTGGGTGTACTTCACCACCCCGTTCGGCGAGATCCTGGTGCACCGCCGCGATCGCGGTTATCTGTTCGGTTACGGCCACATCCCGCTCTACATGGGGATCGCCGGGGCCGGTGCCGGTCTGCACGTCGCGGGCCTGCAACTCGAACATCACTCACGGATCGGCCCGGTCGCCGTCGTCGCGGCGCTGGCCCTGCCGGTCGGCGTCTACCTGCTGATGGTCTATCTGCTGCACACGCTGCTGCTGTCGTCCGCCGACCCGTTCCACCTCCTGCTGATCACCCTCACCGGCATCGTCCTCGCCCTCGCGGTGATCCTGGCCGCGGTCGGCGTACCGATCGCCGTCTGCCTCCTGGTCGTGATGGTCTCCCCCTTCATCACCGTCGTCGGCTACGAAACCGTCGGCCATCGACACCAGCGGGACATGCTCGCCGGGCTGCAATGA